In Argonema galeatum A003/A1, one DNA window encodes the following:
- a CDS encoding dienelactone hydrolase family protein translates to MKEITRRKFIIVSTLAAGFAIAVQPISAQVINTNTQGLVAGEVKIPVEDGEIPAYRAMPATGANFPVVLVVQEIFGVHQHLQDICRRFAKLGYLAIAPELFARQGDVSQMNDIQEIIAKVVSKVPDAQVMSDLDATVNWAQKSSKGNINKLGITGFCWGGRIVWMYAAYSPRVKAGVAWYGRLVGDSTSLTPKHPIDIAPYLKAPVLGLYGGKDDGIPTDTVERMRQALKGGNSGSEIVLYPDAPHGFFADYRPSYRKEQAEDGWKRLQTWFKEHGVG, encoded by the coding sequence ATGAAAGAAATCACGCGCCGGAAATTTATCATTGTCAGTACGCTGGCAGCTGGATTTGCGATCGCAGTTCAGCCAATTTCTGCCCAAGTTATCAATACAAATACTCAAGGCTTGGTTGCGGGTGAAGTCAAGATTCCCGTAGAGGATGGCGAAATTCCGGCTTATCGGGCAATGCCTGCAACTGGAGCAAATTTCCCCGTTGTATTGGTAGTGCAGGAGATTTTCGGCGTACACCAACACCTGCAAGATATCTGTCGTCGCTTTGCCAAATTGGGTTATTTAGCGATCGCACCCGAACTTTTTGCCCGTCAAGGCGATGTTTCCCAAATGAACGATATTCAAGAAATCATCGCCAAAGTTGTCTCTAAAGTTCCCGATGCTCAAGTTATGTCCGATTTGGATGCAACTGTTAATTGGGCACAAAAATCAAGTAAAGGAAACATCAACAAACTGGGAATAACAGGTTTTTGCTGGGGTGGGCGAATTGTCTGGATGTATGCAGCTTACAGCCCCAGAGTAAAGGCGGGAGTTGCTTGGTACGGACGCCTGGTAGGTGACTCTACATCTTTAACTCCCAAGCACCCGATTGACATTGCACCTTATTTGAAAGCGCCAGTACTGGGACTTTACGGCGGCAAAGATGATGGAATTCCCACTGATACGGTAGAACGGATGCGTCAGGCACTTAAAGGAGGAAACAGCGGTTCGGAAATTGTGCTTTACCCAGATGCACCGCACGGTTTCTTTGCCGACTACCGCCCATCTTACCGAAAGGAACAAGCTGAGGATGGCTGGAAAAGGTTACAGACTTGGTTTAAGGAACATGGGGTTGGTTGA
- a CDS encoding flavin reductase family protein, which produces MLDEQAKKTILRKIPHGLYICGVKDGENVNGFTVSWVMQASFQPPLVVNCVKQDSGSHAMIEASGVFALSVLEAGQKDLAQKFFKPQRRVGNKFEDVDFYLGEETGCPIISDSLGYVECRVVGSVKHGDHTVYVGEVIAAGVHREGEPLLLESTGWQYGG; this is translated from the coding sequence TTGTTAGACGAACAAGCGAAAAAGACAATTCTGCGAAAGATTCCTCACGGACTCTACATCTGCGGAGTCAAGGATGGCGAAAATGTCAACGGCTTCACAGTCAGCTGGGTGATGCAAGCTTCTTTTCAACCGCCCTTAGTGGTAAATTGCGTTAAGCAAGATTCGGGATCGCACGCCATGATCGAAGCCAGCGGCGTCTTTGCCCTCAGCGTCCTGGAAGCCGGACAAAAAGACTTAGCCCAGAAATTCTTCAAACCCCAACGTCGCGTCGGCAATAAGTTTGAGGATGTGGACTTCTACTTGGGAGAAGAAACTGGTTGTCCCATCATCTCCGATTCCTTGGGCTATGTAGAATGCAGGGTTGTCGGCTCAGTCAAGCACGGCGATCATACCGTCTATGTCGGTGAAGTTATTGCCGCCGGAGTTCATCGGGAAGGCGAACCCCTTTTGCTAGAAAGCACCGGCTGGCAATACGGCGGGTAA
- a CDS encoding Uma2 family endonuclease encodes MTQAPLLTPPSTDQRLVYSGTTWQQFKLIQAGFADSPGIRLAYYDSTIEIIMPGREHEVFSRLIGFLIGLFCLENAIEFEPTGSMTQEREEEVSAQADESYCFGASKPIPDLVIEVVFTSGGLNKLKRYQALGVPEVWFWQDGLFSLYRLHDNHYDKITHSEIPELATLSIDLLTRCVLMAQTSRLEAAQEFRKALKSPSP; translated from the coding sequence ATGACGCAAGCTCCCCTTCTCACTCCGCCTTCCACCGACCAGCGCCTTGTCTATTCCGGCACTACCTGGCAACAGTTCAAGCTAATTCAGGCTGGTTTTGCTGACTCTCCAGGCATTCGGCTGGCTTACTATGACAGCACCATTGAGATTATCATGCCGGGACGCGAACACGAAGTTTTTAGTCGGCTCATCGGCTTTTTGATTGGGTTATTTTGCCTGGAAAACGCCATTGAATTTGAACCCACGGGTTCCATGACCCAAGAGCGAGAAGAAGAAGTCTCTGCCCAAGCTGATGAATCCTACTGTTTTGGGGCATCCAAGCCAATCCCCGATCTCGTCATCGAAGTCGTGTTCACCAGTGGCGGCCTGAACAAGCTCAAGCGGTATCAAGCATTAGGAGTGCCTGAAGTGTGGTTTTGGCAAGACGGTCTATTCAGCCTCTATCGCCTACATGATAACCATTACGACAAAATCACCCACAGCGAAATTCCCGAACTGGCAACCCTCAGTATTGACCTGCTCACCCGCTGTGTGTTGATGGCTCAGACCTCTCGGTTGGAGGCAGCTCAAGAGTTTCGCAAGGCACTCAAATCGCCATCTCCTTAA
- a CDS encoding AI-2E family transporter, with product MIFDRRTGITLSNLLLIVATSLLLVLLWQLRSLLIILMVAVVIAATIAPFVDATERLRLPRWLAVIIVYLTLIAIVTGAGVLIGPTVIEQIQLLAVNLPIYLENLRSLIENLMVKFNNERPELIRQLLDPQILTNGVIRSSQQLLLRSYGITKGIVGGVLSLILALLISGYMVADSKNLIKGLVQLFPYPWNDRLEAQVMPVSQRMGGYIQGRLGVAAILGLAVSVGLGFLGLSEFALGLGAIAGVTDLIPFFGPVLGAVPALIVAISQGGWTFLWVLLLFVIIQNLETYLLDPLLVGSSVRVHPLYQLLAVLGGAQVLGIIGALIVPPWVAGASVVLENLYLQPKRIAEKQAVIVTSTQDDDSAIKPSPSSLSVNR from the coding sequence ATGATATTCGATCGCCGCACTGGTATTACCTTATCTAACCTGTTGCTGATTGTCGCCACCAGCTTGCTGCTAGTGCTGCTGTGGCAACTGCGGAGTCTGCTGATCATCCTGATGGTTGCCGTGGTAATAGCTGCTACGATTGCACCCTTCGTCGATGCCACCGAACGCCTGCGACTGCCTCGGTGGTTAGCAGTCATAATAGTTTATTTAACGCTAATTGCGATCGTCACAGGAGCGGGCGTGTTAATTGGCCCCACAGTAATCGAGCAAATTCAACTTCTCGCCGTCAATTTGCCAATCTACCTGGAAAATCTGCGATCGCTCATCGAGAATTTGATGGTTAAATTTAATAACGAGCGACCGGAATTAATCCGCCAACTTCTAGACCCCCAAATTTTGACAAACGGGGTAATTCGTTCCAGCCAACAGCTGCTGCTGCGTTCTTACGGTATCACCAAAGGAATTGTAGGCGGCGTTTTGAGCCTGATTTTAGCTTTATTAATTTCCGGTTATATGGTAGCAGATAGTAAAAACCTGATTAAAGGTTTAGTGCAGCTATTTCCCTACCCTTGGAACGATCGTCTGGAAGCTCAAGTTATGCCAGTCAGCCAACGAATGGGGGGTTACATCCAAGGTAGACTTGGCGTTGCGGCAATTTTGGGCTTGGCAGTTAGTGTAGGCTTAGGTTTTTTGGGACTATCCGAATTTGCATTAGGATTGGGCGCTATTGCTGGCGTCACCGATTTGATACCCTTCTTCGGCCCAGTTCTTGGAGCGGTTCCCGCTTTAATTGTGGCAATTTCCCAAGGCGGTTGGACATTTCTGTGGGTGCTGCTATTGTTTGTAATTATCCAAAATTTGGAAACTTATCTGCTCGATCCCCTACTCGTGGGTTCTTCCGTGAGAGTACATCCACTGTATCAACTCCTAGCTGTACTGGGAGGAGCGCAAGTTTTAGGTATTATTGGCGCTTTGATTGTTCCCCCTTGGGTTGCAGGTGCATCGGTTGTGCTAGAAAATCTTTATTTGCAACCCAAACGAATCGCGGAAAAACAAGCGGTGATAGTAACATCCACCCAAGATGATGATAGCGCCATCAAACCATCTCCAAGTTCTTTATCGGTTAACCGTTAA
- a CDS encoding CHAT domain-containing protein, producing the protein MTSVEPSQAQTTQNRKAEADRLLEAGRLQYRQGRVQEALETFQQVLTIRQGMGDRNGVAEILNEIGLVYENLTQYPKALEFYQQTLDIARELRDRESEGRVQINIGAVYFKLGQSPKALEFYQQALAVLTEVGDRQGVGLTLNSIGRLYRSLGQYDKALQFYQQALAIAKEIGDRETVGVTLSNIGVIYLSLGQYPKAQEFYQQALAIAREIGNKKGEETTLINLGAVYDNLGQYPKALELYQQALAIAQARGDKASIALTFNNIGLLYDNQGQYAKALEFYQQVLAIRKEIGDRKGEGNTLNSIGFVYNHLGQYAKSLEFYQQALAIRKEVGDRKGQGTTLNNIGVVYDTLGQSDKALEFHQQALAIRREIGDKSGEGKTLNNIGRVYNNLGQSDKALEFYQQALVIVKSIGDRLSIGVALNNIGTIYDGLAQYPKALDFYQQSLVIRQEIGDKPGESIILNNIGNALFKSGNLASAEKSLSAAITVLESLRPGLSDTNKVSIFETQASTYQMLQKVLIAENKIEAALEIAERGRSRAFVELLAKRLSSKETAQLTINPPTIEQIKQIAKQQNATIIEYSIIDKSELYIWVIQPTGKVEFQRVDLKFMRATGGKSPLEDLVITSRDSIGVRGRGLTVQVRSDAVSQTKQLQQLYQIIIKPIVYFLPKAPNARVIFIPQAELFLVPFPALQDASGKYLIQQHTILTAPAIQVLELTHQQRQRVSEKDVLVVGNPTMPSVPPEPGQPPQQLPSLPGAEKEALAIAQILNTKAITGNQATKATILEKLPTAKIVHLATHGLLDDFKGLGVPGAIALAPSGNDNGLLTASEILDLKLNAELVVLSACDTGRGTITGDGAIGLSRALISAGVPTVLVSLWSVPDAPTALLMTEFYQNLQTQPDKAQALRQAMLKIMKQHPNPRDWAAFTLIGEAQ; encoded by the coding sequence GTGACTTCAGTCGAGCCATCACAGGCACAAACGACTCAAAACCGAAAGGCTGAGGCCGATCGACTTTTGGAAGCAGGTAGACTCCAGTATCGCCAAGGTCGAGTTCAAGAAGCACTTGAGACGTTTCAACAGGTTTTGACTATTCGCCAGGGTATGGGCGATCGCAATGGCGTTGCGGAAATCCTCAATGAGATTGGACTCGTTTACGAGAATTTGACTCAGTATCCCAAGGCGCTAGAGTTTTATCAGCAAACTTTGGATATTGCGAGAGAATTACGCGATCGCGAAAGTGAAGGGCGAGTCCAGATCAATATCGGCGCGGTTTATTTCAAGCTAGGCCAATCTCCCAAGGCGCTAGAGTTTTATCAGCAAGCTTTAGCTGTTCTGACAGAAGTTGGCGATCGGCAAGGTGTTGGACTAACCCTCAACAGCATTGGCAGATTATACCGCAGTTTGGGTCAGTATGACAAAGCATTGCAATTTTATCAGCAAGCCTTAGCCATTGCCAAAGAAATTGGCGATCGGGAAACCGTTGGGGTTACGCTCAGCAACATTGGGGTGATTTACCTTAGTCTGGGTCAGTATCCCAAAGCACAGGAATTCTATCAGCAAGCCTTAGCTATTGCCAGGGAAATTGGCAATAAGAAAGGAGAAGAAACTACTCTCATCAACCTTGGGGCAGTTTATGACAATTTGGGTCAGTATCCTAAAGCACTGGAACTATATCAGCAAGCTTTAGCAATTGCTCAAGCACGTGGAGACAAGGCAAGTATTGCCCTTACCTTCAACAATATTGGCTTGCTTTACGATAATCAGGGGCAGTATGCTAAAGCACTAGAATTTTATCAGCAAGTCTTAGCTATTCGCAAAGAAATTGGCGATCGCAAGGGCGAAGGAAACACCCTCAACAGTATTGGATTTGTTTACAACCATCTGGGTCAGTATGCCAAATCACTAGAATTTTATCAGCAAGCTTTAGCCATTCGCAAAGAAGTTGGCGATCGCAAGGGACAAGGAACAACCCTTAACAACATCGGGGTGGTTTACGACACTCTCGGTCAAAGCGATAAAGCACTAGAATTCCATCAGCAAGCTTTAGCCATTCGCCGCGAAATTGGCGACAAATCAGGCGAAGGAAAAACCCTCAATAATATTGGAAGAGTTTACAATAATCTAGGTCAGTCAGACAAAGCATTAGAATTTTATCAGCAAGCCTTAGTCATTGTCAAGTCAATTGGCGATCGCCTAAGCATTGGAGTAGCTCTCAACAATATTGGTACAATTTACGACGGTCTTGCTCAATATCCTAAAGCACTAGATTTTTATCAACAATCCTTAGTTATTCGTCAAGAGATAGGCGACAAACCTGGGGAAAGCATAATCTTAAACAATATCGGTAATGCTCTCTTTAAATCTGGCAATTTAGCATCAGCAGAAAAAAGTCTATCCGCTGCAATCACAGTTCTAGAATCTTTGCGACCGGGATTGAGCGATACAAATAAAGTATCCATCTTTGAAACGCAAGCGAGTACTTATCAAATGCTGCAAAAAGTTCTCATTGCGGAGAATAAAATTGAAGCTGCGCTGGAAATTGCCGAAAGGGGAAGGTCGCGGGCATTTGTGGAGTTGTTGGCAAAACGGTTATCCTCTAAAGAGACTGCACAACTAACTATCAACCCACCCACAATCGAACAAATTAAACAAATCGCCAAACAACAAAATGCTACCATAATTGAATACTCGATTATTGATAAATCAGAACTTTATATATGGGTAATTCAGCCCACAGGTAAAGTAGAATTTCAGCGCGTAGACCTCAAATTCATGCGGGCGACAGGGGGGAAATCGCCTCTAGAAGACCTCGTTATTACTAGCCGTGATTCCATCGGTGTCAGAGGTCGCGGTTTAACAGTGCAAGTTCGATCGGATGCGGTGAGCCAAACGAAACAATTGCAGCAACTCTATCAAATTATCATCAAACCAATTGTTTATTTTCTACCAAAAGCTCCCAACGCCCGTGTTATCTTCATTCCGCAAGCCGAACTGTTTCTGGTTCCCTTTCCAGCACTTCAAGACGCATCTGGAAAATATTTAATTCAACAACATACCATCCTAACAGCGCCTGCCATTCAGGTTCTGGAATTAACTCATCAACAACGGCAACGAGTATCGGAAAAAGATGTCCTAGTTGTCGGCAATCCTACTATGCCCAGCGTACCCCCCGAACCCGGACAACCGCCGCAACAACTGCCGAGTTTACCGGGTGCGGAAAAAGAAGCTTTAGCTATTGCCCAAATATTGAATACTAAAGCTATCACTGGTAACCAAGCTACCAAAGCTACTATTTTGGAAAAGTTACCGACTGCAAAGATTGTTCATCTAGCAACTCATGGATTATTGGATGATTTTAAAGGGTTAGGTGTTCCTGGTGCGATCGCTCTCGCTCCTTCTGGCAATGATAACGGTTTACTTACCGCCAGTGAAATCCTTGATTTGAAATTAAATGCCGAATTAGTCGTCTTGAGTGCCTGCGACACTGGGAGAGGCACAATTACCGGGGATGGCGCGATCGGGCTGTCTCGCGCCTTGATTTCAGCGGGTGTACCCACCGTGCTTGTATCGCTTTGGTCGGTGCCAGATGCTCCTACAGCATTGTTGATGACCGAATTTTATCAAAATCTTCAAACCCAGCCCGATAAAGCTCAGGCGCTGCGTCAGGCGATGCTAAAGATAATGAAACAACACCCGAATCCAAGGGACTGGGCGGCGTTTACGCTGATTGGCGAAGCGCAGTAG
- the cobM gene encoding precorrin-4 C(11)-methyltransferase, translated as MSLSSPLPRLAPAVYIVGAGPGDPDLLTVKAQKILAQADVILFADSLVPKQILDGVRADAEIIRTANKTLEDILPVMIERVRSQKSVVRLHSGDPSLYSAVNEQMQALAAADIPFEVIPGISAFQAAAAKLKVELTVPELVQTIILTRISGSASAVPEREELASLAAHQASLCLYLSARHVEDVQIKLMEHYPVDTPVAICFRLGWPDEKILLVQLHEMAEVTRKENLIRTTLYVISPALAAAEGQSDFSRSRLYHPEHSHLFRHKSAKS; from the coding sequence ATGTCGCTTTCTTCTCCCCTTCCTCGTCTCGCTCCGGCAGTCTATATTGTAGGGGCTGGCCCAGGCGATCCAGATTTGTTGACTGTCAAGGCGCAGAAAATCTTGGCGCAAGCAGATGTAATTTTATTTGCAGATTCTCTGGTGCCTAAGCAGATTTTGGACGGCGTTCGTGCGGATGCTGAGATTATCCGCACGGCAAATAAGACGTTGGAAGATATTCTGCCGGTGATGATCGAGAGAGTGCGATCGCAAAAATCTGTCGTTCGTCTCCACTCCGGCGATCCCAGTCTCTACAGTGCCGTAAACGAGCAAATGCAAGCTTTGGCAGCAGCGGATATTCCTTTTGAGGTAATACCCGGAATTAGTGCTTTTCAGGCAGCTGCCGCGAAACTCAAAGTTGAACTAACCGTACCCGAACTGGTACAAACAATTATCCTGACCCGCATTAGCGGTAGCGCTTCCGCAGTACCGGAACGGGAAGAATTAGCATCTCTTGCAGCACATCAGGCGAGTTTGTGCCTTTACCTAAGTGCGCGTCACGTGGAAGATGTCCAAATAAAGCTGATGGAACATTATCCAGTCGATACACCAGTGGCGATTTGCTTTCGATTGGGTTGGCCTGATGAAAAGATTTTACTGGTGCAGTTGCACGAAATGGCAGAAGTGACGCGAAAAGAAAATTTAATCCGCACAACGCTGTATGTGATTAGTCCGGCGTTGGCAGCAGCTGAGGGGCAATCTGATTTTAGCCGATCGCGCCTTTACCACCCGGAACACTCGCACCTGTTCCGCCACAAATCGGCTAAAAGTTAA
- the cysS gene encoding cysteine--tRNA ligase — MTLTLYNTLTRRQEPFEPLQAGKVDMYCCGVTVYDYCHLGHARCYIVWDMVRRYLKWRGYDVRYVQNFTDIDDKILNRAREQGVSMEALAEKFIDAYFEDMKRLNVMEADEYPRATHTLDGIKRLIHELEHKGYAYPAAGDVYYKVRQFAEYGKLSGRNLEDLQAGASGRVEEEDPDAPKKQDPFDFALWKAAKPGEPFWESPWGAGRPGWHIECSAMVRQTFGDTIDIHCGGNELAFPHHENEIAQSEAVTGKPLARYWLHNGMVNVDGKKMSKSLGNFITIRQLLDGLNAPDAIAIRLFVLQTNYSKPIDFTQDAIVYAQNSWHTLKEGLLFGSRHGSELGWKPEAENSPIQNPEVERFQEAMDDDFNSPAALAVLFELAKELGKEGNILVHEGKTKTSPEVLQQQWLTLVSLAQVLGLSAKPEEKTTATGGLSDAEIETLIQKRQEARKAKDFAESDRIRNELQAQGITLIDTAEGTRWHRN; from the coding sequence ATGACCCTGACGCTTTACAATACGCTGACTCGTCGCCAGGAACCCTTTGAACCGCTCCAAGCAGGTAAGGTGGATATGTACTGCTGTGGCGTGACGGTGTATGACTACTGCCACTTGGGTCATGCGCGTTGCTACATTGTCTGGGATATGGTGCGACGCTATTTGAAGTGGCGCGGCTACGATGTGCGTTACGTGCAGAATTTCACCGATATTGATGATAAAATTCTCAATCGGGCCAGGGAACAGGGAGTATCGATGGAAGCCTTAGCCGAGAAATTTATCGATGCGTATTTTGAGGATATGAAACGCCTCAATGTGATGGAAGCGGACGAATATCCCCGTGCGACGCATACGCTGGATGGGATTAAGCGGTTGATTCACGAGTTGGAACACAAGGGTTACGCCTACCCTGCTGCTGGGGATGTTTACTACAAGGTGCGGCAATTTGCGGAGTATGGGAAGCTTTCGGGTCGGAATTTGGAGGATTTGCAAGCTGGGGCTAGCGGTAGAGTGGAGGAGGAAGACCCGGATGCGCCGAAGAAACAAGACCCGTTTGATTTTGCTCTCTGGAAGGCGGCGAAACCGGGGGAACCGTTTTGGGAATCGCCTTGGGGTGCGGGTCGTCCGGGATGGCATATAGAATGCTCGGCGATGGTGCGTCAGACTTTTGGCGATACAATTGATATCCACTGCGGTGGTAATGAATTGGCGTTTCCTCACCACGAAAATGAAATTGCTCAATCTGAGGCGGTGACTGGTAAGCCTTTAGCGCGTTACTGGCTGCACAACGGTATGGTAAATGTGGATGGTAAGAAGATGTCCAAATCTTTGGGCAATTTTATTACGATTCGGCAGTTGTTGGATGGGTTGAATGCACCAGATGCGATCGCAATCAGGTTATTTGTTTTGCAAACGAATTACAGTAAGCCGATCGATTTTACCCAAGATGCGATCGTATACGCCCAAAATAGCTGGCATACTCTCAAAGAAGGTCTCCTGTTTGGCTCTAGGCACGGTTCTGAGCTAGGTTGGAAACCGGAAGCAGAAAATTCCCCAATCCAAAATCCCGAAGTGGAACGCTTCCAAGAGGCGATGGATGATGACTTCAACTCGCCAGCAGCTTTAGCAGTCTTGTTCGAGTTAGCCAAAGAATTAGGCAAGGAAGGGAATATCCTCGTCCATGAAGGGAAAACCAAAACGTCGCCCGAAGTGCTACAACAACAATGGCTCACTCTTGTCAGCCTCGCACAAGTCTTGGGTTTGTCAGCTAAGCCAGAAGAAAAAACTACTGCTACTGGTGGTTTAAGCGATGCGGAAATAGAAACTTTGATTCAAAAACGACAAGAAGCAAGAAAAGCTAAGGACTTTGCAGAAAGCGATCGTATCCGCAATGAACTCCAAGCCCAAGGCATTACCCTAATTGATACCGCAGAAGGTACGCGATGGCATCGAAACTAA